In a genomic window of Phyllostomus discolor isolate MPI-MPIP mPhyDis1 chromosome 5, mPhyDis1.pri.v3, whole genome shotgun sequence:
- the LOC114496998 gene encoding S-methyl-5'-thioadenosine phosphorylase-like: HSAAFPRCRNASGATPAAVKIGIIGGTGLDDPEILEGRTEKYVDTPFGKPSDALILGEIKNVDCVLLARHGRQHTIMPSNVNYQANVWALKEEGCTHILVTTACGSLREEIQPGDIVIIDQFIDRTTRRPQTFYDGSHFCARGVCHISVAEPFCPKTREVLTETAKKLGLRCHSKGTMITIEGPRFSSRAESFMFRTWGADVINMTTVPEVVLAKEAGLCYASIAMATDYDCWKEHEEAVSVDRVLKTLKENANKATSLLLTTIPQIGSMEWSETLHNLKNMAQFSVLLPRH; this comes from the coding sequence CACTCCGCAGCTTTTCCCAGGTGCAGAAATGCCTCAGGTGCCACCCCTGCAGCTGTGAAGATTGGAATAATTGGTGGAACAGGCCTGGATGATCCAGAAATCTTAGAAGGAAGAACCGAGAAATATGTGGATACTCCATTTGGCAAGCCTTCTGATGCCTTAATTTTGGGGGAGATAAAGAATGTTGATTGCGTCCTCCTTGCAAGGCACGGGAGGCAGCACACCATCATGCCTTCCAACGTCAACTACCAGGCGAACGTGTGGGCCCTGAAGGAGGAGGGCTGCACGCACATCCTGGTGACCACCGCCTGCGGCTCCCTGAGGGAGGAGATTCAGCCCGGCGATATCGTGATCATCGATCAGTTCATCGACAGGACCACCAGAAGGCCTCAGACCTTCTACGATGGGAGTCATTTCTGTGCCAGAGGAGTGTGCCACATATCAGTGGCTGAGCCGTTCTGCCCCAAAACGAGAGAGGTCCTCACAGAAACTGCTAAGAAGCTAGGACTGCGGTGCCATTCAAAAGGGACGATGATTACAATCGAAGGACCTCGATTCAGCTCCCGGGCAGAAAGCTTCATGTTTCGAACCTGGGGGGCGGATGTTATCAACATGACCACAGTTCCAGAGGTGGTTCTTGCTAAGGAGGCTGGACTTTGCTATGCAAGTATTGCCATGGCAACAGATTATGATTGCTGGAAGGAACACGAGGAAGCGGTTTCAGTGGACCGGGTTTTAAAGACTCTGAAAGAAAATGCCAATAAAGCCACAAGTTTACTCCTCACTACCATACCTCAGATAGGGTCCATGGAATGGTCAGAAACCCTGCATAACCTGAAGAATATGGCCCAGTTCTCTGTTTTATTACCAAGACATTAA